Proteins encoded together in one Ammospiza nelsoni isolate bAmmNel1 chromosome Z, bAmmNel1.pri, whole genome shotgun sequence window:
- the SIGMAR1 gene encoding sigma non-opioid intracellular receptor 1 isoform X1 — protein sequence MGAAWGRRALRAGLALGALALVLQGLRGWLAAKRYEFSPAEIAQLARHHAGLDHELAFSKIIVELRKRHPGHILPDEDLQWVFVNAGGWMGSMCLLHASLTEYVLLFGTAVDTGGHSGRYWADISDTVISGTFRQWKEGTTKSEIYYPGDTIVHLAGEATSVQWSAGTWMVEYGRGFIPSTLAFALADTLFSTQDFITLFYTLRVYAKGLLLEANAFFSTFGC from the exons ATGGGCGCGGCGTgggggcggcgggcgctgcGGGCCGGGCTGGCGCTGGGCGCGCTGgcgctggtgctgcaggggctgcgCGGGTGGCTGGCGGCCAAGCGGTACGAGTTCAGCCCCGCCGAGATCGCACAGCTTGCCCGGCACCACGCGG ggctggaccATGAGCTGGCTTTCTCCAAGATCATTGTGGAGTTGCGAAAGAGGCACCCAGGGCACATCCTGCCGGACGAGGACCTGCAGTGGGTGTTTGTGAATGCGGGTGGGTGGATGGGCTCCATGTGCCTGCTCCATGCCTCACTCACCGAGTACGTGCTGCTCTTCGGGACAGCTGTCGACACCGGGGGACACTCAG GTCGCTACTGGGCAGATATTTCTGACACTGTCATCTCGGGGACATTCCGGCAATGGAAGGAGGGGACCACCAAAAGTGAGATCTACTATCCAG GCGACACCATCGTGCACCTGGCGGGAGAGGCCACGTCAGTGCAGTGGAGTGCAGGCACCTGGATGGTGGAGTATGGCCGGGGCTTCATCCCCTCCACGCTCGCCTTCGCCCTGGCTGACACCCTCTTCAGCACTCAGGACTTCATCACCCTCTTCTACACCCTGCGTGTCTACGCaaaggggctgctcctggaagCAAATGCCTTCTTCAGCACCTTTGGGTGCTGA
- the SIGMAR1 gene encoding sigma non-opioid intracellular receptor 1 isoform X2, producing MRVGGWAPCACSMPHSPSRYWADISDTVISGTFRQWKEGTTKSEIYYPGDTIVHLAGEATSVQWSAGTWMVEYGRGFIPSTLAFALADTLFSTQDFITLFYTLRVYAKGLLLEANAFFSTFGC from the exons ATGCGGGTGGGTGGATGGGCTCCATGTGCCTGCTCCATGCCTCACTCACCGA GTCGCTACTGGGCAGATATTTCTGACACTGTCATCTCGGGGACATTCCGGCAATGGAAGGAGGGGACCACCAAAAGTGAGATCTACTATCCAG GCGACACCATCGTGCACCTGGCGGGAGAGGCCACGTCAGTGCAGTGGAGTGCAGGCACCTGGATGGTGGAGTATGGCCGGGGCTTCATCCCCTCCACGCTCGCCTTCGCCCTGGCTGACACCCTCTTCAGCACTCAGGACTTCATCACCCTCTTCTACACCCTGCGTGTCTACGCaaaggggctgctcctggaagCAAATGCCTTCTTCAGCACCTTTGGGTGCTGA